Proteins encoded in a region of the Mucilaginibacter sabulilitoris genome:
- a CDS encoding virginiamycin B lyase family protein codes for MKTIFNGALKLIIICYAILAFQTCKKESQIQPQTSEENIALQSPQQFSLSSSYIVSTLVSGLNSNNLPKVQFPYHICSAADGTLYVSSPNAGGLIYKITQQGKVSRLPNLDSPYGIKAGANGSVYLTRITFSSDIGSIVKIDKNNVVTTIPASVTFANPADLAIAPDSTIYVADELNNRIVKITKQGNTTIFAGKTGQIGLVDGQGGNARFSYPSNIRYANDGILWVVDGNGVSTGGQTIRKITLDGKVTTFYKLAPSQQSFINDLAVTNRDKNFNISPHENAFISITRSSPSDTSSLTQRKYQILHLSYDKVLTPITSLLTEGFQDGPAAQATFRGPTGLTVNPGGIFVADLSNNAIRKITRK; via the coding sequence ATGAAAACAATATTCAATGGTGCGTTGAAATTAATTATAATTTGTTACGCCATCCTCGCTTTCCAAACCTGCAAAAAAGAAAGCCAAATACAACCTCAGACATCTGAGGAAAATATCGCTTTGCAAAGTCCACAGCAATTCTCATTGAGCTCATCTTACATTGTAAGCACCCTGGTTTCCGGTTTGAATTCTAACAACTTGCCCAAAGTTCAATTTCCTTATCACATATGCAGCGCCGCCGACGGGACCTTATATGTATCTTCCCCAAATGCCGGTGGATTGATATATAAAATAACCCAGCAGGGAAAGGTGTCAAGACTGCCCAACCTGGACAGCCCATACGGAATCAAAGCGGGGGCAAACGGATCAGTTTATTTAACGCGCATCACATTTTCATCTGACATCGGCAGTATCGTGAAAATCGATAAAAATAATGTTGTAACTACCATCCCGGCAAGTGTCACTTTCGCCAATCCTGCTGACCTGGCGATCGCACCCGATAGCACCATTTACGTTGCAGACGAGCTAAATAATCGTATTGTGAAAATAACAAAACAAGGTAACACTACTATATTCGCTGGTAAAACCGGTCAAATTGGCCTTGTAGATGGACAAGGAGGAAATGCACGCTTTAGTTATCCAAGTAACATACGATATGCTAATGACGGAATCTTATGGGTTGTTGACGGAAATGGTGTAAGCACCGGCGGGCAGACCATACGGAAAATAACTTTGGATGGAAAAGTAACTACTTTTTATAAATTAGCCCCCAGTCAACAGAGTTTCATCAATGATTTAGCGGTAACAAACCGGGATAAAAATTTCAACATTTCCCCCCATGAAAATGCTTTTATATCCATAACACGCTCTTCGCCCAGTGATACATCTTCGTTAACTCAACGAAAATATCAGATACTACATTTGTCCTACGACAAGGTTTTAACACCAATTACCAGCTTATTGACAGAAGGTTTTCAAGATGGCCCTGCGGCTCAGGCAACATTTAGGGGCCCTACAGGTCTTACGGTAAACCCTGGCGGCATATTTGTTGCTGATCTCTCGAATAACGCCATCCGTAAAATAACAAGAAAATAA
- a CDS encoding ROK family protein, with amino-acid sequence MTVVRKHSLLRKELLKQFYYHKQLTLTELSKLTNKSLPLITSAVNSLVEDEYVLEYGLAPSTGGRRALSFLLNDKKQKYIVAVAVDQLLTQVAIYDLMNNAKVKPETKQLVLLKDDASSLESFTDFLKNYIAASGIPAEQILGVGIGMPGFVNAMEGINYTFFKPEGNITLKNYLSGQLNLPVYLYNDSSLIALAELKFGIGKNLKDVLVINIGWGIGLGMIVNGSLFRGHTGYAGEFSHIPLSLSNKICSCGKRGCLEVDTSLLVMIDRAKSAMATGASSSMEQIFNDTGDLPVEHFLLAARDGDPLAVSIVSDAAFLIGKGISTLIHIMNPGLIILSGTGALAGKILMAPIQQAINEFCIPWLAEQTEIRVSQLASDAKLWGAATLVIENCDF; translated from the coding sequence ATGACTGTTGTAAGAAAACACAGCCTATTACGAAAAGAATTACTTAAGCAGTTTTATTATCACAAGCAGCTTACATTAACGGAGTTAAGTAAGCTTACTAATAAAAGCCTGCCATTAATTACCAGTGCCGTAAATAGCTTGGTAGAGGACGAATATGTACTGGAATATGGTTTGGCACCGTCTACTGGTGGCCGGCGGGCATTGTCGTTTTTATTAAATGATAAAAAACAGAAATACATTGTAGCAGTAGCGGTTGATCAACTGCTTACGCAGGTTGCTATTTATGATTTGATGAATAACGCCAAGGTAAAACCTGAAACAAAGCAACTCGTTCTTTTAAAAGATGATGCTTCATCTCTTGAAAGCTTTACCGATTTCTTAAAAAATTACATTGCGGCGTCTGGTATACCCGCCGAACAAATACTGGGCGTTGGTATTGGTATGCCCGGGTTTGTAAACGCAATGGAGGGGATAAACTATACTTTCTTTAAGCCCGAAGGTAATATCACGCTCAAAAACTATTTGAGTGGCCAACTTAATTTACCTGTGTACCTTTATAATGATTCAAGTTTGATTGCACTTGCCGAGTTAAAATTCGGTATTGGAAAAAACTTAAAAGACGTACTCGTAATCAACATCGGGTGGGGCATCGGACTTGGAATGATTGTTAACGGTAGTCTTTTCAGGGGGCATACGGGTTATGCCGGGGAGTTTAGTCACATCCCATTGTCGTTAAGCAATAAGATATGTTCCTGTGGTAAAAGAGGGTGCCTGGAAGTAGATACTTCATTACTGGTGATGATAGACCGTGCTAAGTCGGCAATGGCAACAGGCGCATCATCAAGTATGGAACAGATTTTTAACGATACCGGAGATCTGCCGGTTGAACATTTTTTACTTGCCGCCCGCGACGGCGACCCGCTGGCGGTATCTATTGTATCAGATGCGGCTTTTTTAATAGGTAAAGGCATTTCAACTTTAATTCATATCATGAACCCTGGCCTTATAATTTTAAGTGGGACCGGCGCTCTTGCCGGTAAAATTTTAATGGCTCCCATTCAGCAGGCCATTAATGAATTCTGTATTCCGTGGCTGGCCGAACAAACTGAAATACGGGTATCTCAGCTCGCTTCTGACGCCAAACTATGGGGCGCCGCGACACTTGTTATCGAGAACTGTGATTTCTGA
- a CDS encoding SusC/RagA family TonB-linked outer membrane protein produces the protein MKQMYLRCTALLLLSMVTITAFAQKVVTGTVTEKSGQTMPGVNVTEKGTTNGTSTDANGKFKVSVKPGAVLTVSFIGYKTVQISVGSQTNINVVLESTENALTEVVVTALGIKREKKSLGYAVQEVKGQTLADTKEPNLVNSLSGQVAGLQITRSANGPGASSRITLRGNNSLTGLNQPLIVVDGTPMDNFIGNAVDGKGKANNDYYNPSRDMGNGLADINADDIESISVLKGPSAAALYGSRAGNGAILITTKTGKLQNGLGITVTSSFGSENIFARPKMQTQFSQGSNGIYDVADDGSWGAKIDGRTVTKWDSSKTALSNYDNIDNYFKTGFTSNQGISLQQQFKSTSVYTSYNRLDDKSYIPGAKLIRNNLTARTVSKFGEGDKWTVDTKVQYINSSAINRPQAGYNPNNYFYYLQMLPVNIDIRDFQKAKAANGNMLWWHDGQEINPYWSSQYNLNKDVRNRFLLNASVRYQFNSWLSLEGRGGADTYTINADSRQYAGAPANLGGSYGVRRTSFTETNYSGLLTAKKDNLFGKWGGTVTLGGNLMNQQNSFLSASAGTLNVPNLFAINNAVGNPSFDQGLFLHNIYSVYGSLGINYDQFLFVDGTFRNDWTSTLNVANHSYFYPSVSTSLVFSQLLNKSGSLPSWITYGKLRGSFAQVGNDMDPYQLYNTYTISKDPLGNTNASRNDVLYDPNVKSELIKSYEAGLEMRFFDSRLGFDFAVYKSNATRQLINLPLDNLSGYAFKKINAGDVQNKGLELMVDGRIVNNPDGFNWNTTVNYSINRNTIKAITPDVKQYPLGSYDNVAVVAQTGELYGSIYGSSFKRVNDPSSPYNGQLLLTSAGTPQTGDTKLLGNQQATSLLGVTNSFAYKGFNFSFLVDARFGGKIFSSTIAHMEALGTSNKTVVNGGREDFLVDGAVLNPTTNQYEKNTVKVSPQNYWAAVSTGNQGITEANLYDASNIRVRNVQLSYNLSKKLLSGTGIQRAKIGVSVNNLWLITSHMNGMDPESVYATGTNATGYESGSAPTTRTILLNLTVGF, from the coding sequence ATGAAACAAATGTACTTAAGGTGCACAGCTTTGTTGTTACTGAGCATGGTAACAATAACCGCTTTTGCGCAAAAGGTGGTTACCGGAACGGTAACCGAAAAATCCGGACAAACCATGCCCGGTGTAAACGTCACTGAAAAAGGTACCACAAACGGTACTTCGACAGACGCAAATGGAAAGTTCAAAGTTTCCGTTAAACCAGGTGCTGTATTAACAGTTTCCTTTATCGGTTATAAAACCGTGCAGATTTCGGTAGGTTCACAAACAAACATCAATGTTGTTTTGGAGAGCACCGAGAACGCCTTAACCGAGGTAGTAGTAACCGCTTTGGGCATTAAAAGAGAGAAAAAATCATTAGGCTACGCCGTACAGGAAGTCAAGGGGCAAACCCTGGCCGATACCAAAGAGCCTAACCTGGTTAATTCGCTTTCTGGCCAGGTTGCAGGTTTACAAATTACTCGCTCTGCCAACGGCCCGGGTGCTTCTTCACGCATTACCTTAAGGGGTAACAACTCATTAACGGGCTTAAACCAACCGCTCATTGTGGTTGATGGCACGCCGATGGACAACTTTATCGGAAATGCAGTTGATGGGAAGGGAAAAGCTAACAATGATTATTATAACCCGAGCAGGGATATGGGTAATGGTTTGGCCGATATTAATGCAGATGATATTGAAAGCATCAGTGTTTTAAAGGGTCCGTCTGCGGCCGCGCTTTATGGTTCAAGAGCTGGTAACGGTGCTATATTAATAACCACCAAAACCGGTAAATTACAAAACGGCCTGGGCATTACAGTAACTTCATCATTTGGATCTGAGAATATCTTCGCGCGGCCAAAGATGCAAACTCAATTTTCGCAGGGATCTAACGGAATTTACGATGTTGCTGATGACGGAAGCTGGGGAGCAAAAATAGATGGGCGAACCGTTACCAAATGGGATAGCTCTAAAACCGCCCTGTCTAATTACGATAATATTGATAACTACTTTAAAACCGGTTTCACATCAAATCAGGGTATTTCGTTGCAACAACAATTTAAATCAACCTCAGTTTATACCTCCTATAACCGTCTTGACGATAAAAGTTATATCCCCGGAGCAAAATTGATCCGTAATAACCTTACGGCACGTACGGTAAGCAAATTTGGCGAAGGTGATAAGTGGACGGTAGATACCAAGGTACAGTATATCAACTCGAGCGCGATTAACCGTCCGCAGGCAGGTTATAACCCTAACAATTATTTCTATTATCTGCAAATGTTACCTGTGAACATTGATATACGCGATTTTCAAAAAGCTAAAGCTGCTAATGGCAATATGCTTTGGTGGCATGACGGTCAGGAAATTAATCCTTACTGGTCTTCACAATACAATTTAAATAAAGATGTAAGGAACAGGTTCTTGCTGAATGCATCGGTTAGGTATCAGTTTAATAGCTGGTTAAGCCTTGAAGGCAGGGGCGGTGCAGATACTTACACCATTAATGCCGACAGCAGACAATATGCAGGTGCGCCGGCTAATCTGGGAGGTTCTTACGGCGTAAGAAGGACATCATTTACCGAAACCAACTACAGTGGTTTGCTTACTGCTAAAAAAGATAACCTATTTGGTAAATGGGGCGGTACGGTAACCCTGGGTGGTAACTTAATGAATCAGCAAAATTCTTTTTTGAGTGCCAGCGCGGGTACACTGAATGTACCTAACCTGTTTGCCATAAACAATGCTGTAGGTAACCCCTCATTTGACCAGGGATTATTTCTGCATAACATTTATTCTGTTTACGGTTCATTGGGCATAAACTATGATCAGTTCCTGTTTGTGGACGGAACATTTAGAAACGACTGGACTTCTACGCTGAACGTGGCAAATCACTCCTATTTCTACCCGTCAGTGAGCACTTCATTAGTATTTAGCCAGTTACTGAATAAAAGCGGAAGCTTGCCATCATGGATAACCTACGGTAAATTAAGAGGCTCATTTGCACAGGTAGGTAACGATATGGACCCATATCAGTTATACAATACCTACACTATTTCTAAAGACCCACTGGGTAACACCAACGCCAGCCGTAACGATGTACTTTATGATCCCAACGTGAAAAGTGAATTGATCAAATCGTACGAGGCCGGTTTAGAAATGCGCTTCTTTGACAGTCGCTTAGGTTTTGATTTTGCTGTTTATAAATCAAACGCCACCCGCCAGCTCATCAACCTGCCTTTAGATAACCTTAGCGGTTATGCCTTCAAAAAAATAAATGCGGGCGATGTGCAAAACAAAGGATTGGAATTGATGGTTGATGGCCGGATTGTAAACAACCCTGATGGGTTTAACTGGAATACAACAGTAAATTACTCCATTAATCGCAATACTATCAAAGCTATTACGCCTGATGTTAAACAGTATCCACTTGGAAGTTATGATAATGTTGCTGTTGTTGCCCAAACCGGTGAGCTTTATGGTTCTATTTATGGGTCATCATTTAAAAGGGTTAATGACCCCAGCAGTCCTTACAATGGTCAATTATTGTTAACTTCAGCTGGAACACCACAGACTGGCGACACCAAATTATTAGGCAACCAACAGGCCACAAGCTTATTAGGCGTAACCAACTCTTTTGCTTATAAAGGCTTTAATTTTTCATTCCTTGTTGATGCCCGCTTTGGTGGTAAAATATTCTCCAGCACTATAGCACACATGGAGGCCTTAGGTACTTCAAACAAAACGGTAGTAAACGGCGGCAGGGAAGATTTTCTGGTTGATGGCGCGGTGCTTAATCCTACTACTAACCAGTACGAGAAAAATACCGTGAAGGTATCTCCACAGAATTATTGGGCAGCTGTTAGCACAGGAAACCAGGGTATAACCGAAGCAAACTTATATGACGCTTCAAACATCCGTGTACGTAACGTTCAATTGAGCTACAACCTGTCAAAAAAATTATTGTCGGGTACTGGTATTCAGCGTGCTAAAATAGGCGTGTCTGTAAATAACCTTTGGTTAATCACAAGCCACATGAACGGTATGGATCCTGAGTCTGTTTATGCAACAGGAACTAACGCCACAGGCTACGAAAGCGGGAGTGCTCCTACCACGCGTACTATTTTACTTAACTTAACTGTTGGCTTTTAA
- a CDS encoding SusD/RagB family nutrient-binding outer membrane lipoprotein, with product MKTILKKSCLIASATLMLTSCKKMTDINNDPFAANGDQVQTEYFINNSIIGAQQDPGLSERMFILYWVPGGRGLQDEDGETFSQGGFVDDWASEYYRQSSQWQNNANTAIQIGNDQIAKGTSKPYTKNLIQVARIWRAYLMSEFSDTFGPMPTDAFQGKNPEFKDVKTVYYFLLDELKDAGSKLDLTVTNPGTTVTNEDPAYKYDYAKWRKYANSMRMRLAMRLSEVDPSKAKTEFEAAAATNDFITTADDMFSVVESHGWDPLASVFRKESSWMGLPISATYNNLAVGLGSIKSADQLSAGFQSAIKPANWMGQRFTDQFATKTNDPMAGYWFNGLPFTIDPRAYKIYSIPGDITNVNYPAIGGSFTTSQANMKNASGTVVKVINAKYTWNAKADGNWGAKSAMNQPITTNGCKPLLSLTYRNGNNKRVFFGPWETYFLLAEAAERGWTTPVAAQTAYETGIAKSFEYFGTSGNLGAYLASTDYNRDGTSVSWSHTAEPPAKRTMNYEDGLTGVAGTVDAIYPKNDLYKAGAVKNDHLTKIITQKFLAQLPWLPLETWNDHRRLGLPFFENPAVEDIMPDLPALNSGNYTTGNIKFLPQRVKYPSNLKNANVDGYNKAVTALGGDDAVVTPLWWAKH from the coding sequence ATGAAAACGATACTAAAAAAATCATGCCTGATAGCTTCAGCAACACTGATGCTGACTTCATGCAAGAAAATGACCGATATAAATAACGATCCGTTTGCCGCTAATGGCGATCAGGTTCAAACCGAATATTTTATAAACAACTCTATTATTGGCGCGCAGCAGGACCCGGGCCTTTCAGAACGTATGTTTATCCTGTACTGGGTTCCTGGCGGGCGCGGTTTGCAGGATGAGGATGGCGAAACCTTTTCACAAGGCGGCTTTGTTGACGATTGGGCATCTGAGTATTACAGGCAATCATCGCAATGGCAAAATAATGCTAATACCGCCATACAAATTGGTAACGATCAAATTGCTAAAGGCACTTCCAAGCCATATACCAAAAATTTGATACAAGTAGCCAGGATATGGAGAGCCTATTTAATGAGCGAGTTTAGCGACACTTTTGGCCCAATGCCAACAGATGCTTTTCAGGGAAAAAACCCCGAGTTTAAAGATGTAAAAACTGTTTACTACTTTTTGCTTGATGAACTGAAAGATGCCGGTTCAAAACTTGATCTTACTGTTACCAACCCAGGTACTACTGTAACCAACGAAGATCCTGCGTATAAGTATGATTACGCCAAGTGGCGTAAATATGCCAATTCTATGCGTATGAGGCTGGCAATGCGTTTGTCTGAAGTTGATCCGAGTAAAGCAAAAACAGAGTTTGAAGCCGCAGCGGCTACCAATGATTTTATTACTACCGCTGATGATATGTTCAGCGTAGTAGAATCACATGGCTGGGATCCGTTGGCCAGTGTATTCCGTAAAGAATCATCATGGATGGGGCTTCCTATATCTGCAACCTATAACAACCTTGCAGTTGGTTTAGGCAGTATCAAATCTGCAGATCAATTGTCCGCAGGTTTTCAGTCGGCCATTAAACCGGCTAACTGGATGGGACAACGTTTTACAGACCAGTTTGCCACCAAAACAAATGATCCGATGGCTGGTTACTGGTTTAACGGCCTGCCGTTTACTATTGACCCGCGGGCTTATAAAATTTACAGTATCCCCGGCGATATTACCAATGTCAATTATCCGGCCATAGGAGGTAGCTTTACTACATCCCAGGCTAATATGAAAAACGCATCAGGAACTGTTGTTAAAGTGATAAACGCTAAATATACCTGGAACGCGAAAGCTGATGGTAACTGGGGTGCAAAATCTGCAATGAACCAGCCTATCACCACCAACGGTTGCAAACCGTTGCTAAGCCTTACTTACAGGAATGGTAATAATAAGAGAGTGTTTTTTGGTCCATGGGAAACTTATTTCCTTTTGGCAGAAGCTGCCGAACGTGGATGGACTACTCCTGTTGCTGCACAAACAGCTTACGAAACAGGTATTGCTAAAAGCTTCGAATACTTTGGTACCTCCGGTAATTTAGGTGCTTACCTGGCTTCAACTGATTATAACCGCGATGGTACGTCAGTTAGCTGGAGCCATACTGCTGAGCCGCCTGCAAAGCGTACCATGAATTATGAAGATGGTTTAACAGGTGTTGCCGGAACGGTAGATGCAATATATCCTAAAAATGATCTTTACAAAGCCGGCGCCGTGAAAAATGACCATTTAACTAAAATTATAACACAGAAATTTTTGGCCCAGCTGCCATGGCTTCCACTGGAAACATGGAATGATCACAGAAGGTTAGGATTGCCATTTTTTGAAAATCCGGCCGTCGAAGATATCATGCCAGATCTTCCTGCTTTGAATAGCGGTAATTACACTACTGGTAATATCAAATTCTTGCCGCAACGTGTAAAATATCCATCCAACTTAAAAAATGCCAATGTTGATGGTTATAATAAAGCCGTTACAGCATTAGGCGGAGACGACGCAGTTGTTACACCATTATGGTGGGCAAAACATTAA
- a CDS encoding flavodoxin yields the protein MRKALFYFLFIFLCTISACSNGQTPSPKKILIVYLSRTNNTKAIAEIIHSYVGGKLAALELQKPYPENYRATVQQVVNENETGFLPPLKTKIDSIEKYDAVFVGFPTWDMKMPPPMKSFLHQYDLSGKTIIPFNTNAGYGVGSGFDTVKQLCPNSKIPEGFSIKGGVERDGVLFVIKGEKEKQAREEVKVWLQNIQMLK from the coding sequence ATGAGAAAAGCGCTATTTTACTTCCTTTTTATCTTCTTATGCACGATATCGGCGTGCTCAAATGGACAGACCCCGTCTCCCAAAAAGATATTGATCGTATATTTATCACGAACAAATAATACTAAGGCAATTGCTGAGATCATACATAGCTATGTTGGCGGAAAATTGGCAGCACTTGAACTCCAAAAACCCTATCCCGAAAACTACAGGGCAACCGTGCAACAGGTGGTGAACGAAAACGAAACTGGTTTTCTGCCGCCCTTGAAAACAAAAATTGACAGCATCGAAAAATATGACGCTGTATTCGTAGGCTTTCCAACCTGGGATATGAAGATGCCGCCACCAATGAAAAGCTTTTTGCATCAATATGACCTGAGCGGGAAAACCATTATTCCTTTTAATACCAATGCCGGTTATGGCGTGGGGAGTGGTTTCGATACGGTAAAACAGTTATGTCCAAACAGTAAAATCCCTGAAGGTTTCTCCATTAAAGGAGGTGTAGAAAGGGACGGGGTTCTCTTTGTAATTAAAGGAGAAAAAGAAAAGCAAGCACGCGAAGAAGTCAAAGTGTGGCTGCAAAACATACAAATGCTGAAATAA
- a CDS encoding nuclear transport factor 2 family protein — translation MKKAIIGIFLFIVSVQLLHAQAKLPNSTTTSTTKEEQEILDQSKTKWQWMADKNVESLNGLFDEKCVFVHMGGSWGETQELNTIKGGFIWYKKAEVYGASVNIFGNTAIVLNDIDLLAVVGGNEVTHAFMVTEVYLKENGKWKMGSLTFSTLLRPVKMNGNNQSQPSQH, via the coding sequence ATGAAGAAAGCAATTATCGGTATATTTCTGTTCATAGTAAGTGTGCAGCTATTACACGCCCAGGCTAAACTGCCAAATTCAACAACAACAAGCACAACAAAAGAAGAGCAGGAAATACTTGACCAATCGAAAACTAAATGGCAATGGATGGCCGACAAAAACGTAGAGTCTTTAAACGGACTGTTTGATGAGAAATGCGTTTTTGTTCATATGGGTGGAAGCTGGGGGGAAACCCAAGAGCTGAATACCATTAAAGGTGGCTTTATTTGGTATAAGAAAGCGGAGGTTTATGGCGCTTCGGTAAATATTTTTGGTAATACGGCCATCGTGTTAAATGACATTGACTTGCTGGCAGTAGTTGGTGGAAATGAAGTTACCCATGCTTTTATGGTAACTGAGGTATACCTTAAAGAAAATGGCAAATGGAAGATGGGTTCACTCACCTTTTCAACGCTGCTTAGACCAGTCAAAATGAACGGAAATAACCAATCACAGCCATCGCAACACTAA
- a CDS encoding cupin domain-containing protein, protein MQKLLYVLVLLGAVVSTRATAQTVSIFPKGELSKTNNHTGDVWLTELNKADSVIDCNIATATFAPGAKLDWHIHPAGQILMITEGTGYYQEKGKPIQVVHKGDVIKCVPGVAHWHGAAPKSIFTYIAVSTKGAVNKTEWLQRVTDVEYNGAKN, encoded by the coding sequence ATGCAAAAACTATTGTACGTGTTAGTCTTATTAGGAGCAGTAGTATCAACGCGTGCCACAGCTCAAACCGTGTCAATTTTCCCTAAAGGCGAATTATCAAAAACCAATAATCACACAGGTGATGTATGGCTTACCGAATTAAACAAGGCCGACAGCGTGATTGATTGCAACATTGCTACGGCAACATTTGCACCAGGCGCGAAGTTAGACTGGCACATTCATCCGGCCGGGCAGATACTCATGATAACCGAAGGTACAGGCTATTACCAGGAAAAAGGAAAACCTATACAAGTAGTGCATAAAGGCGATGTGATCAAATGTGTTCCTGGCGTGGCACACTGGCACGGCGCGGCGCCTAAAAGTATATTCACTTACATAGCGGTAAGCACTAAAGGGGCAGTGAACAAGACCGAATGGCTACAACGTGTAACCGATGTTGAGTATAACGGTGCCAAAAACTAA
- a CDS encoding putative quinol monooxygenase, translating into MKKINGIPNILKVVLIALLVMTLNNAIAQNKKRVVRIARIEIDTSQIDNYKAALKDIGEASLRTEPGVLMLYSVADKIKTNHITVMEIYADSTAYETHRQTAHFKKYKETIKNMVRSLELVDVDPIFTGIKPDILK; encoded by the coding sequence ATGAAAAAGATAAACGGCATCCCCAATATTTTAAAAGTGGTACTGATCGCACTCTTGGTCATGACATTAAACAATGCAATTGCTCAAAATAAAAAACGAGTGGTAAGAATTGCCCGGATAGAAATTGATACCTCGCAAATAGACAATTATAAAGCGGCACTAAAAGACATTGGTGAAGCTTCATTACGGACAGAACCAGGAGTATTGATGCTTTATTCTGTGGCAGACAAAATCAAAACTAACCATATCACGGTGATGGAGATATATGCTGACAGCACGGCATACGAAACACACCGACAAACGGCTCATTTCAAAAAATATAAAGAAACAATCAAAAACATGGTCAGGTCGCTGGAATTGGTAGATGTTGATCCCATTTTTACTGGTATAAAACCGGACATTTTAAAGTAA
- a CDS encoding aldo/keto reductase — MKKRQLGKSGLEVSTLGLGCMGLSFGYGPATDKSDSIKLLHAAVERGVTFFDTAEAYGPFDNEELLGEALAPYRDRVVIATKFGFTEGKPPLGADSRPESIRTVAEASLKRLKTDVIDLFYQHRVDPNVPIEDVAGTVKGLIQEGKVKHFGLSEAGVGSIRKAHAVQPVTALQSEYSLWWREPEQEILPALEELGIGFVPFSPLGKGFLTGSINENTMFDKTDFRNTVPRFSEENRRVNQGLVDLLGSIAAGKDASPAQIALAWLLAQKPWIVPIPGTTKLHRLEENLGAANIELSNKDLQDINEALSNIEVHGHRYSEQAQKMINR, encoded by the coding sequence ATGAAAAAGAGACAATTGGGAAAAAGCGGTCTGGAAGTATCAACACTTGGCTTGGGTTGTATGGGATTGAGCTTTGGCTATGGCCCTGCAACGGATAAAAGCGATTCGATAAAACTATTACATGCAGCTGTTGAGCGAGGTGTTACTTTTTTTGATACAGCCGAAGCATATGGGCCTTTTGATAATGAAGAGTTACTTGGAGAAGCCTTAGCACCTTATCGTGACCGGGTAGTGATCGCTACTAAATTTGGTTTTACAGAAGGAAAACCGCCATTGGGCGCAGATAGCCGTCCGGAAAGCATCAGAACAGTAGCAGAAGCCTCTCTTAAGCGTTTAAAAACAGATGTGATCGACCTGTTTTATCAGCACCGCGTTGACCCTAACGTTCCGATTGAAGATGTGGCCGGAACTGTTAAAGGCCTAATACAGGAAGGGAAAGTAAAACATTTTGGTCTGTCAGAAGCCGGAGTAGGATCTATTCGCAAAGCCCACGCTGTACAACCTGTTACAGCCTTGCAAAGCGAATATTCGCTTTGGTGGCGCGAACCCGAACAGGAAATATTGCCGGCACTTGAAGAACTTGGTATTGGCTTCGTTCCATTCAGTCCGTTGGGTAAGGGTTTTTTAACCGGTTCCATCAACGAAAACACCATGTTTGATAAAACAGATTTTCGCAACACTGTTCCCCGTTTCTCAGAAGAAAACCGTAGGGTCAACCAGGGTTTGGTAGATCTGTTAGGAAGCATTGCTGCCGGAAAAGATGCAAGCCCTGCACAAATTGCATTGGCATGGCTACTTGCGCAAAAACCGTGGATAGTACCCATTCCCGGGACAACCAAATTACATCGCCTGGAAGAAAATTTGGGTGCCGCTAATATTGAGCTATCAAATAAGGACTTACAAGACATTAACGAAGCGCTGTCTAATATTGAGGTTCATGGCCATCGTTATTCGGAGCAGGCACAGAAAATGATAAACCGTTAA